The DNA window TTCTTCTTGGGGAGATGAGATAGTTGCGGGTTGCGGTGGGGCATATTTAGAAATGGCAGCCCCAGCCCCCAAAAGCACGCTAAAGGTAACAAGACAGATCAAAACGAGCCAAACAGGAAGGCTAAAGTTCTTTAAGCGCAGGCGTGTTTTTTCCACCACGCCCGTAGATGGACTGGTCATAATGAATTTCCTTGTTGTATAAAATTTCTAATCGCTTTTCAATCAAGCTAACGAACGTTCTTCATCTCTTCATGCAATATTTGCAAGTCTTTACAGGGTTACAGGGAGTAAAGAGACGAGGGTAATGATGCCGAAAGTCAGGGCTGATGTAGTTTCTAAGCTGGCAATTTGACGAATGGGGGCGGTGCGATACCAGGATAAACGGATCAGGATGAAAAATACTTTTAACAAAAGTACTGAGAAGGCAAAAGCAGGAATCAAGGGGAGGAGATTTGTCCAGTAAAGGAGGATGATGATTGCAAGCGCAACGATGCAATAAATCCCTAACCGTTTTAGGGCATTTCCTAGCGAGTCTCCTTTGCGAATTTTGCGTAACTTTACGGTGAAGATGGTTCCCGAAAAATAAAGGGTACATAATCCCCATAACCCAATCGCAGTCGGTGTAAAACTATTTGTGGTCACGATGTAGGCAAACGGCACGACTAAACACACTGCAGCAAACGTTACCATTTCATTGAGGATTGATTTTTGTCCGCGTCGGAAGACAGCAACTGCATCCACCAGCAAGGCACATCCTGCACCAAGGTAAACTGCTAGTAAGGGCAATAGTGTTTCAGTCGCCGTCAAGGCAAAATAGAGGGCAATTCCCCCAGCAATACCTCCATAAACGCCACCCCAAAACAAAAACCGAGGCTGCCAAGATTTGCGCTGTTTAATTTGTAAAACCAGGGGATGTTCGGCTTGAAATCCCAAAAAGGCACAAATGAGAGCCAGGGTGCTTTCCCACGTCCACTGTTGCCCTAAGGCAACGCCAACCAGAAAAGACACCAGTAACACCACATATACGCCATGTTCAGGAGAAATGATGGGTTTGTACGCAGTTGGGAAATGAGGCTTTGTCGTTGAACTCATGGTTAGAACTCCTGATCTTGCCTTGAATTAAGGGAAAACGACTTTCGGGTCTGGTTTTTCTCCCTGATACAAATGCGCTGCGGACTTTAAGACCAATTCCGAATAGAGAATTTTTTGGATGTCTAAGCTGGGCGCACGAGCAGCAATTTTTCGATAGGCTTGGATTTCCCCGTCTAGGGTAAAATGACTTTGCACTTGATAGTGGTCGTAATCGTGAACTGCTAGCAGTGCAAACCCACAGAAGGTATTCTGATAAAACTCTGAATCATACCCCTCCATCGAAACCCAGAGATGTTCATTGGCAATATCAGCAAACATATCTTCAGCGCGATCGTAATAGAGGGTATAACTGGCTTGTACCGCAAAAGGGAGTTGTTGGAATTGCTCAAAAATCCAATCACAAAATTCCGCTTTTGGCTTCTCAGAAACCTCGACAGGCTGACCATTGATGTATAGTTTGGCTAACGTTTCTAGGGTTGGTTTGCGGTTGGTTTTAACAGGTGAGATCATTCTCTAACCCTCCTCAAGCTGGAATCAGCAACTACTGTTTTTGAAATTTGACGCTTTCTAGAAACGTAACTGTTCTCGTGCGTCTGCAGCTAAAACTAAACATAATAAAGCAACTGCACTTTGCCATTGTTGACGAATTTGTGTATCTTCAACCTGATTAAATAAGCTGACAAGGCGTGGAATCGCTTGTTCTAAGGCAATTGGAGGAACAGGACGATGCAATTCCACTAAATGTTGGATACTTTCTTGGTTATTGAGAAAATTCGCCACCCACGTTGTTGTATGGTTCGGATTATCGGGAACTCGCTTGATTTGTAGTTCTTGTTTGAGCCAAACGTAAAAAGCAGGGAGTTGATTTTCTAACACAGACTTGGCGGTTGGTAGCGTTTCTCGCAATAGTGAGAGATCCAAGGTACCTAATTCCGTTTGAAACTCGTCTTGTTTCGGTAACTCACTGGCATTTAAGGTGAGTAAGTTTTCTACTGTGGATTCTGAAAGGTTGAGATGTTGGGTAAACGTATCGACAGTTGCTTGTGGATTCATTCCTAAATTATTCTCCTTGAGTTTCTACTGCGGATAAAATCAGCCAAAAGGCTAGATTAGTCGTTGCTTCGAGAGCGTGGGGTGCGTGTGCTGGCATATAAACCACCACCCCTGGCGTTAGTGTGATTACTTCACCATGCGATCGCGCTATCCCACCCCTCCAGAATGTAAGATGCACTCAAGACAGGGTTGAAAGTCGCTTTGCGCCATTTAAGATAGACAAGCAGCTAAATCTTCTTCAGGAGTTTTAATTGCCTGTAAGCCATAAGTATCAGATAAAAGTTTCAACACATTTGGGGAAATAAACGCAGGGAGAGTCGGACCCAAACGAATATTTTGAATGCCAAGATGAAGCAGAGTCAATAGTACAGCAACCGCTTTTTGCTCATACCAAGATAAAATCATGGACAGCGGAAGATCATTAACATCCATTTCAAAAGCATTGGCAAGAGCAAGAGCAATTTGAATCGCCGAATAAGCATCATTGCATTGTCCGACATCCATCAGACGCGGTAAACCGGAAATTTCTCCCAAATTTTGATCAAAGAAACGAAACTTTCCACAAGCGAGGGTCAAAACAACACAATCTTCTGGAACTTTTTCCACAAACTCAGTGTAGTAAGTCCGCCCTGGTTTAGCACCATCGCAACCGCCAACTAAGAAAAAGTGTCGAATCTTACCCTCCTTGACGGCATTAATCACGGTGTCAGCAACACTCAAAACCGCATTATGTCCAAAGCCAACTTTTACGGTTTTTGGCACGCCTGTTTCTGTAAAGCCAGGCAAGGATAATGCTTTTTCAATCACTGGCGAGAAGTCTGGAAAGCCATCTTCACCTTCTTGTAAGTGATTCAGATGAGGATATCCCACTGGACCAAGACTGAAGAGTTTATCGGTATAGTGATCATGAGGAGGCATTAAACAATTGGTGGTGACAATAATGGCACCAGGAAATTTAGCAAAATCTTTCGTCTGGTTTTGCCACGCCGTACCATAATGTCCGTAAAGGTGCGGATAGGTCTCTTTTAGTTTCGGATAGCCATGAGCCGGTAACAGTTCTCCATGAGTATAAACGGTAATTCCTGTTCCTGCTGTTTTCTTGAGAATTTCCGATAACTGTCGAATGTCATGACCCGAGACTAAAATTGCTTTACCGGGTTTAGGATTGAGAGGAACGGTGGTTGGTACAGGATGACCATAAGTTTGAGTATGTCCAGCATCAAGAAGTTCCATTGCCCGCAGATTTTGTTTTCCCACCTCTAGGGCTAAGTTGACCCACTGTTCTAAGTTTAAGGTTGTATCAGACAATGCAGCGAGAGCCTGATGGGTAAAGCGATAGACTTCCTCATCATCTTGGCTTAACTCATGAGCGTGAAATGTATAAGACGCAACTCCTTTAATGCCATAAAGGACGGTAAGTTTGAGAGAAAAGATATCAACGGCATCTTTCCCCACTTGGCTAATAAATTTTAAGGCAACCTCTGCTCCTTGTTCAACGAGGCTTTCTTGAAAGTCGGGTTCAAAGTTAGTAATCGAAGACCAGTTGATAGAAGGATTGATTGCTTCAATTTGAGTTTTCAGGGTTTCACGGTGCGCGATCGCGCGGGTGATATAATTCTCAAATCGGCTCGGATTGAAATTGACGTTGGTCATGGTAGCAAACAAGGCTTCACAGGTAAAAACGTCGGTGCGGTAAGTCTCAATGCCTTTTGCTTTTGCCTCAAGGGTGACTATCGCTAACCCTTGCAGACAATGAATCAATAAATCTTGGATCGCGTTCACTTCTGGGCTTTTCCCACAAGCTCCAAATTGATGACATCCGTCGCCACTGGCTGTTTGTTCACACTGTTCGCAAAACATGAGTTATTCTCCCTAATTTTCAATTGATGTTCCTTGGGTTTCTACTGCGGATAAGATCAGCCAAAAGGCTAAATTGGTCGTTGCTTCTAAAGCGTGGGGGGCGTGCGCTGGCATATACACCACTACACCTGGCGTTAGCGTGATGTCTTCACCATTGAGGGTTAACGTTCCTTCCCCTTCCATTGCCATCACAGTGGCGTTTTTAGACGAAGTATGCTCTTCTAACGTCGTTCCTGCTG is part of the Cyanobacteria bacterium GSL.Bin1 genome and encodes:
- a CDS encoding transposase, whose translation is MISPVKTNRKPTLETLAKLYINGQPVEVSEKPKAEFCDWIFEQFQQLPFAVQASYTLYYDRAEDMFADIANEHLWVSMEGYDSEFYQNTFCGFALLAVHDYDHYQVQSHFTLDGEIQAYRKIAARAPSLDIQKILYSELVLKSAAHLYQGEKPDPKVVFP
- the hcp gene encoding hydroxylamine reductase; the encoded protein is MFCEQCEQTASGDGCHQFGACGKSPEVNAIQDLLIHCLQGLAIVTLEAKAKGIETYRTDVFTCEALFATMTNVNFNPSRFENYITRAIAHRETLKTQIEAINPSINWSSITNFEPDFQESLVEQGAEVALKFISQVGKDAVDIFSLKLTVLYGIKGVASYTFHAHELSQDDEEVYRFTHQALAALSDTTLNLEQWVNLALEVGKQNLRAMELLDAGHTQTYGHPVPTTVPLNPKPGKAILVSGHDIRQLSEILKKTAGTGITVYTHGELLPAHGYPKLKETYPHLYGHYGTAWQNQTKDFAKFPGAIIVTTNCLMPPHDHYTDKLFSLGPVGYPHLNHLQEGEDGFPDFSPVIEKALSLPGFTETGVPKTVKVGFGHNAVLSVADTVINAVKEGKIRHFFLVGGCDGAKPGRTYYTEFVEKVPEDCVVLTLACGKFRFFDQNLGEISGLPRLMDVGQCNDAYSAIQIALALANAFEMDVNDLPLSMILSWYEQKAVAVLLTLLHLGIQNIRLGPTLPAFISPNVLKLLSDTYGLQAIKTPEEDLAACLS
- a CDS encoding cupin domain-containing protein, coding for MAATITNADTSYHNTLKNLIEYPETGILSKVFVKDDHSQQNLFCLAAGTTLEEHTSSKNATVMAMEGEGTLTLNGEDITLTPGVVVYMPAHAPHALEATTNLAFWLILSAVETQGTSIEN